From the genome of Symphalangus syndactylus isolate Jambi chromosome 7, NHGRI_mSymSyn1-v2.1_pri, whole genome shotgun sequence, one region includes:
- the CYC1 gene encoding cytochrome c1, heme protein, mitochondrial → MAAAAASLRGVVSGPRGAGLPGARARGLLCSARPGQLPLRTPQAVALSSKSGLSRGRKVMLSALGMLAAGGAGLAVALHSAVSASDLELHPPSYPWSHRGLISSLDHTSIRRGFQVYKQVCASCHSMDFVAYRHLVGVCYTEDEAKELAAEVEVQDGPNEDGEMFMRPGKLFDYFPKPYPNSEAARAANNGALPPDLSYIVRARHGGEDYIFSLLTGYCEPPTGVSLREGLHFNPYFPGQAIAMAPPIYTDVLEFDDGTPATMSQIAKDVCTFLRWASEPEHDHRKRMGLKMLMMMTLLVPLVYTIKRHKWSVLKSRKLAYRPPK, encoded by the exons ATGGCGGCAGCTGCGGCTTCGCTTCGCGGGGTAGTGTCGGGCCCGCGGGGCGCGGGGCTCCCCGGCGCGCGTGCCCGGGGTCTGCTGTGCAGCGCGCGGCCCGGGCAGCTCCCGCTACGGACACCTCAG GCAGTGGCCTTGTCGTCGAAGTCTGGCCTTTCCCGAGGCCGGAAAGTGATGCTGTCAGCGCTGGGCATGCTGGCGGCAGGGGGTGCGGGGCTGGCCGTGGCTCTGCATTCGGCTGTGAGTGCCAGTGACCTGGAGCTGCACCCCCCCAGCTATCCGTGGTCTCACCGTGGCCTCATCTCTTCCTTGGACCACACCAG cATCCGGAGGGGTTTCCAGGTATATAAGCAGGTGTGCGCTTCCTGCCACAGCATGGACTTCGTGGCTTACCGCCACCTGGTGGGCGTGTGCTACACGGAGGACGAAGCTAAGGAGCTGGCTGCGGAG GTGGAGGTTCAAGACGGCCCCAATGAAGATGGGGAGATGTTCATGCGGCCAGGGAAGCTGTTCGACTATTTCCCAAAACCATACCCCAACAGTGAGGCTGCTCGAGCTGCCAACAACGGAGCATTGCCTCCTGACCTCAGCTATATCGTGCGAGCTAG gcatggtggtgaggaCTACATCTTCTCCCTGCTCACGGGCTACTGCGAGCCACCCACCGGGGTGTCACTGCGGGAAGGCCTCCACTTCAACCCCTACTTTCCTGGCCAGGCCATTGCCATGGCCCCTCCCATCTACACAGATGTCCTGGAGTTTGACGATG GCACCCCAGCTACCATGTCCCAGATAGCCAAGGATGTGTGCACCTTCCTGCGCTGGGCATCTGAGCCAGAGCACGACCATCGAAAACGCATGGGGCTCAAG atgttgatgatgatgactCTGCTGGTGCCCCTGGTATACACCATAAAGCGGCACAAGTGGTCAGTCCTGAAGAGTCGGAAGCTGGCATATCGGCCGCCCAAGTGA
- the GPAA1 gene encoding glycosylphosphatidylinositol anchor attachment 1 protein isoform X3 has protein sequence MGLLSDPVRRRALARLVLRLNAPLWALPVAWLERTMRSVGLEVYTQSFSRKLPFPDETHERYMVSGTNVYGILRAPRAASTESLVLTVPCGSDSTNSQAVGLLLALAAHFRGQIYWAKDIIFLITEHDLLGTEAWLEAYHDVNVTGMQSSPLQGRAGAIQAAIALELSSDVVTSLDVAVEGLNGQLPNLDLLNLFQTFCQKGGLLCTLQGKLQPQDWTSLDGPLQGLQTLLLMVLRQASGRPHGSHGLFLRYRVEALTLRGINSFRQYKYDLVAVGKALEGMCRKLNHLLERLHQSFFLYLLPGLSRFVSIGLYMPAVGFLLLVLGLKALELWMQLHEAGMGLEEPGGTPGPSVPLPPSQGVGLASLVAPLLISQAMGLALYVLPVLGQHIATQHFPVAEAEAVVLTLLAIYAAGLALPHNTHRVVSTQAPDRGWMALKLVALIYLALQLGCIALTNFSLGFLLATTMVPAAALAKPHGPRTLYAALLVLTSPAATLLGSLFLWRELQEAPLSLAEGWQLFLAALAQGVLEHHTYGALLFPLLSLGLYPCWLLFWNVLFWK, from the exons ATGGGCCTCCTGTCGGACCCGGTTCGCCGGCGCGCGCTCGCCCGCCTCGTTCTGCGCCTCAACGCGCCGCTGTG GGCTCTGCCAGTGGCCTGGCTTGAACGGACGATGCGGTCAGTAGGGCTGGAGGTCTACACGCAGAGTTTCTCCCGGAAACTGCCCTTCCCAGATGAGACCCACGAGCGCTAT ATGGTGTCAGGCACCAACGTGTACGGCATCCTGCGGGCCCCGCGTGCTGCCAGCACCGAGTCGCTTGTGCTCACCGTGCCCTGTGGCTCTGACTCTACCAACAGCCAGGCTGTGGGGCTGCTGCTGGCACTGGCTGCCCACTTCCGGG ggcAGATTTATTGGGCCAAAGATATCATCTTCCTGATAACAGAACATGACCTTCTGGGCACTGAGGCTTGGCTTGAAGCCTACCACGATGTCAATGTCACCG GCATGCAGTCGTCCCCCCTGCAGGGCCGAGCTGGGGCCATTCAGGCGGCCATCGCCCTGGAGCTGAGCAGTGATGTGGTCACCAGCCTCGATGTGGCTGTGGAGGGGCTCAACGGGCAGCTGCCCAACCTTGACCTACTCAATCTCTTCCAGACCTTCTGCCAGAAAGGGGGCTTGTTATGCACGCTTCAGGGCAAG CTGCAGCCCCAGGACTGGACATCATTGGACGGACCGCTGCAGGGCCTGCAGACACTGCTGCTCATGGTTCTGCGGCAGGCCTCCGGCCGCCCCCACGGCTCCCACGGCCTCTTCCTGCGCTACCGTGTGGAGGCCCTAACCCTGCGTGGCATCAATAGCTTCCGCCAGTACAAGTATGACCTGGTGGCAGTGGGCAA GGCTTTGGAGGGCATGTGCCGCAAGCTCAACCACCTCCTGGAGCGCCTGCACCAGTCCTTCTTCCTCTACCTGCTCCCCGGCCTCTCCCGCTTCGTCTCCATCGGCCTCTACATGCCCGCTGTCGGCTTCTTGCTCCTGGTCCTTGGTCTCAAG GCTCTGGAACTGTGGATGCAGCTGCATGAGGCCGGAATGGGCCTTGAGGAGCCCGGGGGGACCCCTGGCCCCAGTGTCCCCCTTCCCCCATCACAG GGTGTGGGGCTGGCCTCGCTCGTGGCACCTCTGCTGATCTCGCAGGCCATGGGACTGGCCCTCTATGTCCTGCCAGTGCTGGGCCAACACATTGCCACCCAGCACTTCCCAGTggcagaggctgaggctgtggtGCTGACACTGCTGGCGATTTATGCAgctggcctggccctgccccacAATACCCACCG GGTGGTAAGCACACAGGCCCCAGACAGGGGCTGGATGGCACTGAAGCTGGTAGCCCTGATCTACCTAGCACTGCAGCTGGGCTGCATCGCCCTCACCAACTTCTCCCTGGGCTTCCTGCTGGCCACCACCATGGTGCCTGCCGCTGCGCTTGCCAAGCCTCATGGGCCCCG GACCCTCTATGCTGCCCTGCTGGTGCTGACGAGCCCAGCAGCCACGCTCCTTGGCAGCCTGTTCCTGTGGCGGGAGCTGCAGGAGGCGCCACTGTCACTGGCCGAGGGCTGGCAGCTCTTCCTGGCAGCGCTGGCCCAGGGTGTGCTGGAGCACCACACCTATGGTGCCCTGCTCTTCCCACTGCTGTCCCTGGGCCTCTACCCCTGCTGGCTGCTTTTCTGGAATGTGCTCTTCTGGAAGTGA
- the GPAA1 gene encoding glycosylphosphatidylinositol anchor attachment 1 protein isoform X2, whose product MSENAMGSTMVEEQFAGGDRARAFARDFAAHRKKSGALPVAWLERTMRSVGLEVYTQSFSRKLPFPDETHERYMVSGTNVYGILRAPRAASTESLVLTVPCGSDSTNSQAVGLLLALAAHFRGQIYWAKDIIFLITEHDLLGTEAWLEAYHDVNVTGMQSSPLQGRAGAIQAAIALELSSDVVTSLDVAVEGLNGQLPNLDLLNLFQTFCQKGGLLCTLQGKLQPQDWTSLDGPLQGLQTLLLMVLRQASGRPHGSHGLFLRYRVEALTLRGINSFRQYKYDLVAVGKALEGMCRKLNHLLERLHQSFFLYLLPGLSRFVSIGLYMPAVGFLLLVLGLKALELWMQLHEAGMGLEEPGGTPGPSVPLPPSQGVGLASLVAPLLISQAMGLALYVLPVLGQHIATQHFPVAEAEAVVLTLLAIYAAGLALPHNTHRVVSTQAPDRGWMALKLVALIYLALQLGCIALTNFSLGFLLATTMVPAAALAKPHGPRTLYAALLVLTSPAATLLGSLFLWRELQEAPLSLAEGWQLFLAALAQGVLEHHTYGALLFPLLSLGLYPCWLLFWNVLFWK is encoded by the exons ATGTCGGAGAACGCCATGGGCTCCACCATGGTGGAGGAGCAGTTTGCGGGCGGAGACCGTGCCCGGGCTTTTGCCCGGGACTTCGCTGCCCACCGCAAGAAGTCGGG GGCTCTGCCAGTGGCCTGGCTTGAACGGACGATGCGGTCAGTAGGGCTGGAGGTCTACACGCAGAGTTTCTCCCGGAAACTGCCCTTCCCAGATGAGACCCACGAGCGCTAT ATGGTGTCAGGCACCAACGTGTACGGCATCCTGCGGGCCCCGCGTGCTGCCAGCACCGAGTCGCTTGTGCTCACCGTGCCCTGTGGCTCTGACTCTACCAACAGCCAGGCTGTGGGGCTGCTGCTGGCACTGGCTGCCCACTTCCGGG ggcAGATTTATTGGGCCAAAGATATCATCTTCCTGATAACAGAACATGACCTTCTGGGCACTGAGGCTTGGCTTGAAGCCTACCACGATGTCAATGTCACCG GCATGCAGTCGTCCCCCCTGCAGGGCCGAGCTGGGGCCATTCAGGCGGCCATCGCCCTGGAGCTGAGCAGTGATGTGGTCACCAGCCTCGATGTGGCTGTGGAGGGGCTCAACGGGCAGCTGCCCAACCTTGACCTACTCAATCTCTTCCAGACCTTCTGCCAGAAAGGGGGCTTGTTATGCACGCTTCAGGGCAAG CTGCAGCCCCAGGACTGGACATCATTGGACGGACCGCTGCAGGGCCTGCAGACACTGCTGCTCATGGTTCTGCGGCAGGCCTCCGGCCGCCCCCACGGCTCCCACGGCCTCTTCCTGCGCTACCGTGTGGAGGCCCTAACCCTGCGTGGCATCAATAGCTTCCGCCAGTACAAGTATGACCTGGTGGCAGTGGGCAA GGCTTTGGAGGGCATGTGCCGCAAGCTCAACCACCTCCTGGAGCGCCTGCACCAGTCCTTCTTCCTCTACCTGCTCCCCGGCCTCTCCCGCTTCGTCTCCATCGGCCTCTACATGCCCGCTGTCGGCTTCTTGCTCCTGGTCCTTGGTCTCAAG GCTCTGGAACTGTGGATGCAGCTGCATGAGGCCGGAATGGGCCTTGAGGAGCCCGGGGGGACCCCTGGCCCCAGTGTCCCCCTTCCCCCATCACAG GGTGTGGGGCTGGCCTCGCTCGTGGCACCTCTGCTGATCTCGCAGGCCATGGGACTGGCCCTCTATGTCCTGCCAGTGCTGGGCCAACACATTGCCACCCAGCACTTCCCAGTggcagaggctgaggctgtggtGCTGACACTGCTGGCGATTTATGCAgctggcctggccctgccccacAATACCCACCG GGTGGTAAGCACACAGGCCCCAGACAGGGGCTGGATGGCACTGAAGCTGGTAGCCCTGATCTACCTAGCACTGCAGCTGGGCTGCATCGCCCTCACCAACTTCTCCCTGGGCTTCCTGCTGGCCACCACCATGGTGCCTGCCGCTGCGCTTGCCAAGCCTCATGGGCCCCG GACCCTCTATGCTGCCCTGCTGGTGCTGACGAGCCCAGCAGCCACGCTCCTTGGCAGCCTGTTCCTGTGGCGGGAGCTGCAGGAGGCGCCACTGTCACTGGCCGAGGGCTGGCAGCTCTTCCTGGCAGCGCTGGCCCAGGGTGTGCTGGAGCACCACACCTATGGTGCCCTGCTCTTCCCACTGCTGTCCCTGGGCCTCTACCCCTGCTGGCTGCTTTTCTGGAATGTGCTCTTCTGGAAGTGA
- the GPAA1 gene encoding glycosylphosphatidylinositol anchor attachment 1 protein isoform X1, which yields MGLLSDPVRRRALARLVLRLNAPLCVLSYVAGIAWFLALVFPPLSQRTYMSENAMGSTMVEEQFAGGDRARAFARDFAAHRKKSGALPVAWLERTMRSVGLEVYTQSFSRKLPFPDETHERYMVSGTNVYGILRAPRAASTESLVLTVPCGSDSTNSQAVGLLLALAAHFRGQIYWAKDIIFLITEHDLLGTEAWLEAYHDVNVTGMQSSPLQGRAGAIQAAIALELSSDVVTSLDVAVEGLNGQLPNLDLLNLFQTFCQKGGLLCTLQGKLQPQDWTSLDGPLQGLQTLLLMVLRQASGRPHGSHGLFLRYRVEALTLRGINSFRQYKYDLVAVGKALEGMCRKLNHLLERLHQSFFLYLLPGLSRFVSIGLYMPAVGFLLLVLGLKALELWMQLHEAGMGLEEPGGTPGPSVPLPPSQGVGLASLVAPLLISQAMGLALYVLPVLGQHIATQHFPVAEAEAVVLTLLAIYAAGLALPHNTHRVVSTQAPDRGWMALKLVALIYLALQLGCIALTNFSLGFLLATTMVPAAALAKPHGPRTLYAALLVLTSPAATLLGSLFLWRELQEAPLSLAEGWQLFLAALAQGVLEHHTYGALLFPLLSLGLYPCWLLFWNVLFWK from the exons ATGGGCCTCCTGTCGGACCCGGTTCGCCGGCGCGCGCTCGCCCGCCTCGTTCTGCGCCTCAACGCGCCGCTGTG CGTGCTGAGCTACGTGGCGGGCATCGCCTGGTTCTTGGCGCTGGTTTTCCCGCCGCTGAGCCAGCGCACTTACATGTCGGAGAACGCCATGGGCTCCACCATGGTGGAGGAGCAGTTTGCGGGCGGAGACCGTGCCCGGGCTTTTGCCCGGGACTTCGCTGCCCACCGCAAGAAGTCGGG GGCTCTGCCAGTGGCCTGGCTTGAACGGACGATGCGGTCAGTAGGGCTGGAGGTCTACACGCAGAGTTTCTCCCGGAAACTGCCCTTCCCAGATGAGACCCACGAGCGCTAT ATGGTGTCAGGCACCAACGTGTACGGCATCCTGCGGGCCCCGCGTGCTGCCAGCACCGAGTCGCTTGTGCTCACCGTGCCCTGTGGCTCTGACTCTACCAACAGCCAGGCTGTGGGGCTGCTGCTGGCACTGGCTGCCCACTTCCGGG ggcAGATTTATTGGGCCAAAGATATCATCTTCCTGATAACAGAACATGACCTTCTGGGCACTGAGGCTTGGCTTGAAGCCTACCACGATGTCAATGTCACCG GCATGCAGTCGTCCCCCCTGCAGGGCCGAGCTGGGGCCATTCAGGCGGCCATCGCCCTGGAGCTGAGCAGTGATGTGGTCACCAGCCTCGATGTGGCTGTGGAGGGGCTCAACGGGCAGCTGCCCAACCTTGACCTACTCAATCTCTTCCAGACCTTCTGCCAGAAAGGGGGCTTGTTATGCACGCTTCAGGGCAAG CTGCAGCCCCAGGACTGGACATCATTGGACGGACCGCTGCAGGGCCTGCAGACACTGCTGCTCATGGTTCTGCGGCAGGCCTCCGGCCGCCCCCACGGCTCCCACGGCCTCTTCCTGCGCTACCGTGTGGAGGCCCTAACCCTGCGTGGCATCAATAGCTTCCGCCAGTACAAGTATGACCTGGTGGCAGTGGGCAA GGCTTTGGAGGGCATGTGCCGCAAGCTCAACCACCTCCTGGAGCGCCTGCACCAGTCCTTCTTCCTCTACCTGCTCCCCGGCCTCTCCCGCTTCGTCTCCATCGGCCTCTACATGCCCGCTGTCGGCTTCTTGCTCCTGGTCCTTGGTCTCAAG GCTCTGGAACTGTGGATGCAGCTGCATGAGGCCGGAATGGGCCTTGAGGAGCCCGGGGGGACCCCTGGCCCCAGTGTCCCCCTTCCCCCATCACAG GGTGTGGGGCTGGCCTCGCTCGTGGCACCTCTGCTGATCTCGCAGGCCATGGGACTGGCCCTCTATGTCCTGCCAGTGCTGGGCCAACACATTGCCACCCAGCACTTCCCAGTggcagaggctgaggctgtggtGCTGACACTGCTGGCGATTTATGCAgctggcctggccctgccccacAATACCCACCG GGTGGTAAGCACACAGGCCCCAGACAGGGGCTGGATGGCACTGAAGCTGGTAGCCCTGATCTACCTAGCACTGCAGCTGGGCTGCATCGCCCTCACCAACTTCTCCCTGGGCTTCCTGCTGGCCACCACCATGGTGCCTGCCGCTGCGCTTGCCAAGCCTCATGGGCCCCG GACCCTCTATGCTGCCCTGCTGGTGCTGACGAGCCCAGCAGCCACGCTCCTTGGCAGCCTGTTCCTGTGGCGGGAGCTGCAGGAGGCGCCACTGTCACTGGCCGAGGGCTGGCAGCTCTTCCTGGCAGCGCTGGCCCAGGGTGTGCTGGAGCACCACACCTATGGTGCCCTGCTCTTCCCACTGCTGTCCCTGGGCCTCTACCCCTGCTGGCTGCTTTTCTGGAATGTGCTCTTCTGGAAGTGA
- the EXOSC4 gene encoding exosome complex component RRP41 isoform X2 — protein MAGLELLSDQGYRVDGRRAGELRKIQARMGVFAQADGSAYIEQGNTKALAVVYGPHEIRGSRARALPDRALVNCQYSSATFSTGERKRRPHGDRKSCEMGLQLRQTFEAAILTQLHPRSQIDIYVQVLQADGGTYAACVNAATLAVLDAGIPMRDFVCACSAGFVDGTALADLSHVEEAAGGPQLALALLPASGQIALLEMDARLHEDHLERVLEAAAQAARDVHTVLDRVVRQHVREASILLGD, from the exons ATGGCGGGGCTGGAGCTCTTGTCGGACCAGGGCTACCGGGTGGACGGGCGGCGCGCCGGGGAGCTGCGCAAGATCCAGGCGCGGATGGGCGTGTTCGCGCAGGCTGACGGCTCGGCCTACATCGAGCAGGGCAACACCAAGGCGCTGGCGGTGGTCTACGGCCCGCACGAG ATCCGGGGCTCCCGGGCTCGAGCCCTGCCGGACAGGGCCCTAGTGAACTGTCAATATAGTTCAGCGACCTTCAGCACAGGTGAGCGCAAGCGACGGCCACATGGGGACCGTAAGTCCTGTGAGATGGGCCTGCAGCTCCGCCAGACTTTCGAGGCAGCCATCCTCACACAGCTGCACCCACGTTCCCAGATTGATATCTACGTGCAG GTGCTACAGGCAGATGGTGGGACCTATGCAGCTTGTGTGAATGCAGCCACGCTGGCAGTGCTGGATGCTGGGATACCCATGAGAGACTTTGTGTGTGCGTGCTCAGCTGGCTTCGTGGACGGCACAGCCCTGGCGGACCTCAGCCATGTGGAGGAAGCAGCTGGTGGCCCCcagctggccctggccctgctgccAGCCTCAGGACAGATTGCGCTGCTTGAGATGGATGCCCGGCTGCACGAGGACCACCTGGAGCGGGTGTTGGaggctgctgcccaggctgctcgAGATGTGCACACCGTCTTGGACCGAGTGGTCCGGCAGCATGTGCGTGAGGCCTCTATCTTGCTGGGGGACTGA
- the EXOSC4 gene encoding exosome complex component RRP41 isoform X1, with product MAGLELLSDQGYRVDGRRAGELRKIQARMGVFAQADGSAYIEQGNTKALAVVYGPHEIRGSRARALPDRALVNCQYSSATFSTGERKRRPHGDRKSCEMGLQLRQTFEAAILTQLHPRSQIDIYVQVLQADGGTYAACVNAATLAVLDAGIPMRDFVCACSAGFVDGTALADLSHVEEAAGGPQLALALLPASGQIALLEMDARLHEDHLERVLEAAAQAARDVHTVLDRVVRQHTYLPEPRLPAPAVWTLGLLLP from the exons ATGGCGGGGCTGGAGCTCTTGTCGGACCAGGGCTACCGGGTGGACGGGCGGCGCGCCGGGGAGCTGCGCAAGATCCAGGCGCGGATGGGCGTGTTCGCGCAGGCTGACGGCTCGGCCTACATCGAGCAGGGCAACACCAAGGCGCTGGCGGTGGTCTACGGCCCGCACGAG ATCCGGGGCTCCCGGGCTCGAGCCCTGCCGGACAGGGCCCTAGTGAACTGTCAATATAGTTCAGCGACCTTCAGCACAGGTGAGCGCAAGCGACGGCCACATGGGGACCGTAAGTCCTGTGAGATGGGCCTGCAGCTCCGCCAGACTTTCGAGGCAGCCATCCTCACACAGCTGCACCCACGTTCCCAGATTGATATCTACGTGCAG GTGCTACAGGCAGATGGTGGGACCTATGCAGCTTGTGTGAATGCAGCCACGCTGGCAGTGCTGGATGCTGGGATACCCATGAGAGACTTTGTGTGTGCGTGCTCAGCTGGCTTCGTGGACGGCACAGCCCTGGCGGACCTCAGCCATGTGGAGGAAGCAGCTGGTGGCCCCcagctggccctggccctgctgccAGCCTCAGGACAGATTGCGCTGCTTGAGATGGATGCCCGGCTGCACGAGGACCACCTGGAGCGGGTGTTGGaggctgctgcccaggctgctcgAGATGTGCACACCGTCTTGGACCGAGTGGTCCGGCAGCAT ACCTACCTGCCTGAGCCCCGACTACCAGCTCCTGCAGTCTGGACCCTGGGACTGCTTCTCCCCTAA